The following coding sequences lie in one Pseudoxanthomonas sp. SE1 genomic window:
- a CDS encoding PilX N-terminal domain-containing pilus assembly protein translates to MSRIPTVSAARGQQGVALIVVLILLIVMSILGIVIMRSSAMQERMSANLRDRSLGFQAAEGALRFAQDQVLGAGNWDTQIPTPANCANGICPTGSDPVWVPVPPGAYDEVRLADAAPEYWIEYLGVGPGYKGACDTLPPSVDCQSPMYRVTARSRGVGRADVMVQANIVSRIPEPGT, encoded by the coding sequence GTGAGTCGAATCCCGACGGTGTCCGCGGCGCGGGGTCAGCAGGGTGTCGCCCTGATCGTCGTGCTGATCCTGCTGATCGTGATGTCGATCCTGGGCATCGTGATCATGCGCAGTTCCGCCATGCAGGAACGGATGAGCGCCAATCTGCGCGACCGCAGCCTCGGTTTCCAGGCAGCCGAAGGGGCGCTCCGCTTTGCGCAGGACCAAGTGCTGGGAGCGGGCAACTGGGACACGCAGATCCCCACCCCTGCTAACTGTGCCAATGGTATCTGCCCCACCGGTTCGGATCCGGTATGGGTGCCAGTGCCTCCTGGGGCATATGACGAAGTGCGATTGGCGGATGCGGCCCCCGAGTACTGGATCGAGTATCTCGGTGTGGGGCCGGGCTACAAGGGCGCCTGCGACACCCTTCCGCCCTCGGTCGATTGTCAAAGTCCGATGTATCGCGTCACCGCCCGCAGCCGAGGTGTCGGCCGTGCGGATGTGATGGTCCAAGCCAATATCGTAAGCCGCATCCCGGAACCGGGGACCTGA